One Theropithecus gelada isolate Dixy chromosome 3, Tgel_1.0, whole genome shotgun sequence genomic window carries:
- the UPK3BL2 gene encoding uroplakin-3b-like protein 2, protein MGLSAGQSQLLMSLLLLLTHVQPGTGIAAPEHINYVPQLSNDTLAGRLTQSTFTLEQPLGQFHSHNISDSDTIWLVVALSNATQSFTAPRSNQDVPAPASFSQRGYYLTLRANRGLYPGGQARGQLRVLRVGNDTHCQPTKIGCNHPLPGPGPYRVKFLVMNDEGPVAETKWSSDTRLQQAQALQAVPGPQSPGTVVIIAILSILLAVLLTALLAVLIYTCFNSCRSTSLSGPEETGSVRRYTTHHTFSTPAEGAS, encoded by the exons ATGGGGCTCTCTGCGGGACAGTCCCAGCTGCTAATGTCGCTGTTGCTGCTACTGACCCATGTCCAGCCTGGGACAGGCATAG CTGCCCCAGAGCACATCAACTATGTGCCCCAGCTCTCAAACGACACCCTGGCGGGGAGGCTCACCCAGTCCACCTTCACGCTGGAGCAGCCTCTGGGCCAGTTCCACAGCCACAACATCTCTGACTCGGATACCATCTGGCTGGTGGTGgccctcagcaatg CCACCCAGAGCTTCACGGCCCCACGGTCAAACCAGGACGTCCCAGCTCCTGCCAGCTTCTCCCAGAGGGGCTACTATCTCACACTGAGGGCCAACCGGGGGCTGTACCCGGGTGGCCAGGCCAGAGGCCAGCTCCGTGTCCTCCGCGTCGGCAATGATACCCACTGCCAACCAACAAAAATTGGCTGCAACCATCCCCTCCCGGGACCCGGCCCCTACAG GGTGAAGTTCCTGGTGATGAATGACGAAGGACCCGTGGCTGAGACAAAGTGGTCCAGCGACACTCGCCTGCAGCAAG CCCAGGCACTTCAGGCTGTCCCCGGCCCCCAGAGCCCAGGCACCGTGGTCATCATTGCCATCCTGTCTATCCTCCTGGCAGTCCTTCTTACAGCCCTCCTGGCTGTGCTCATATACACCTG CTTCAACAGCTGCAGGAGCACTTCGCTATCAGGCCCAGAGGAGACAGGGAGTGTGAGAAGATACACCACCCACCACACGTTCAGCACTCCTGCTGAGGGGGCTTCCTGA